From the Desulfovibrio sp. JY genome, one window contains:
- the rpsD gene encoding 30S ribosomal protein S4 has translation MARYTEAKCRICRREGAKLFLKGDRCYTDKCAYERRPYAPGQHGRIRKKVSDYAVMLREKQKTRRMYGILEGQFRAYFQRADMKKGVTGENLLCFLERRMDNVIYRLGFATSRNQARQLVRHGIFTVNGRRVTIPSLQVKVGDVIEVRERNRQSPIILEAQQVIARRGCPAWLEVDGEKLKGKVNALPTREDVQFPINEQLIVELYSK, from the coding sequence TTGGCACGATACACAGAAGCGAAATGCCGGATTTGCCGCCGTGAAGGGGCAAAGCTGTTTTTGAAGGGCGATCGCTGCTATACCGATAAGTGCGCTTACGAGCGCCGTCCGTATGCCCCCGGGCAGCACGGGCGGATTCGCAAAAAGGTGAGCGACTACGCTGTGATGTTGCGCGAGAAGCAAAAGACCCGCCGCATGTATGGCATCCTGGAGGGGCAGTTTCGCGCCTATTTCCAGCGCGCCGACATGAAAAAAGGCGTCACCGGCGAAAACCTGCTTTGCTTTCTCGAGCGGCGCATGGACAACGTGATCTACCGCCTCGGTTTCGCAACTTCGCGCAACCAGGCCCGCCAGCTCGTGCGGCACGGCATCTTTACCGTCAACGGCCGCCGCGTGACCATCCCTTCGCTCCAGGTCAAGGTCGGCGACGTCATCGAAGTCCGTGAGCGCAATCGCCAGTCCCCCATCATCCTGGAGGCCCAGCAGGTCATCGCCCGTCGCGGCTGCCCGGCCTGGCTCGAAGTGGACGGCGAGAAGCTCAAAGGCAAGGTCAACGCCCTGCCCACCCGCGAGGACGTGCAGTTCCCGATCAACGAGCAGCTCATCGTCGAGCTTTACTCCAAGTAA
- the rpsK gene encoding 30S ribosomal protein S11 → MAKPRRIGKKERKNIPVGVAHIQASFNNTIVTFTDQKGNVVSWATSGGAGFKGSRKSTPFAAQVAAENAARKAQENGMRTVGILVKGPGSGREAAMRAIHNAGFKVSFIRDITPIPHNGCRPPKRRRV, encoded by the coding sequence ATGGCGAAACCGCGCCGCATTGGCAAAAAGGAACGCAAGAACATTCCCGTGGGTGTGGCCCACATTCAGGCCTCGTTTAACAACACCATCGTGACCTTCACTGACCAGAAGGGCAACGTGGTGAGCTGGGCCACCTCTGGCGGCGCTGGTTTCAAGGGGTCGCGCAAATCCACCCCCTTCGCCGCGCAGGTTGCGGCTGAAAACGCTGCCCGCAAGGCCCAGGAAAACGGCATGCGTACCGTCGGCATCCTGGTCAAGGGGCCGGGCTCGGGACGTGAGGCCGCCATGCGCGCCATTCACAATGCCGGGTTCAAGGTCAGCTTCATCCGCGACATCACGCCCATTCCCCACAACGGCTGTCGTCCGCCCAAACGGCGTCGCGTCTAA
- the rpsM gene encoding 30S ribosomal protein S13, with amino-acid sequence MARIAGVDLPKNKRMDIALTYIFGIGRSTALTILEATGVDWTKNSDALTPEETNTIRKEIEANHKVEGDLRRDVTANIKRLMDIGCYRGFRHRRGLPCRGQRTHTNSRTRKGPRRGVMAKKKK; translated from the coding sequence GTGGCCAGAATCGCGGGAGTCGACCTTCCCAAAAATAAGCGGATGGATATCGCGCTGACCTACATCTTCGGCATCGGCCGTTCCACGGCCCTGACGATCCTTGAGGCAACAGGCGTCGATTGGACGAAAAATTCAGACGCCCTCACCCCCGAGGAAACCAACACCATCCGCAAGGAAATCGAGGCCAATCACAAGGTCGAGGGCGATTTGCGGCGTGATGTGACCGCCAATATCAAGCGCCTCATGGACATCGGCTGCTATCGTGGGTTTCGCCACCGTCGCGGGCTTCCCTGCCGCGGACAGCGCACCCACACCAATTCGCGCACCCGCAAGGGCCCGCGTCGCGGCGTGATGGCCAAGAAGAAAAAGTAA
- the rpmJ gene encoding 50S ribosomal protein L36, giving the protein MKVRPSVKKLCPKCKIIRRHGVVRVICENPRHKQRQG; this is encoded by the coding sequence ATGAAAGTCAGGCCTTCGGTGAAAAAACTTTGTCCTAAGTGCAAAATCATCCGGCGTCACGGCGTGGTTCGGGTGATCTGCGAGAACCCCCGGCACAAACAGCGCCAGGGATAA
- the map gene encoding type I methionyl aminopeptidase, producing the protein MKKVRGIFLKNDLEIASMRQACRIVAIILQEMTEAVKPGVRTMHFEEIARKRCDDFKVKPAFLGMYGFPYALCCSVNEEVVHGFPSDRELKEGDIVSFDMGVVYDGFYGDAATTAPVGRIDEAAATLLQVTRESLETGISNARTGNDLYDISRAVQKYVEGHGLSVVRRFVGHGIGRKLHEKPEIPNFEPQDAHPVPLQPGMVLAIEPMVTAGGPDVEVLSDNWTAVTKDRSLSAHFEHTVAVTKNGPRILSLVD; encoded by the coding sequence TTGAAAAAGGTCAGGGGGATATTCCTCAAAAATGACCTTGAGATTGCTTCCATGCGGCAGGCTTGCCGGATCGTGGCCATCATTTTGCAAGAGATGACGGAAGCGGTCAAGCCGGGTGTGCGGACCATGCATTTCGAGGAGATCGCGCGCAAACGGTGTGATGATTTCAAGGTCAAGCCGGCATTTCTGGGCATGTACGGATTTCCTTACGCCCTGTGCTGCTCGGTCAACGAAGAAGTCGTGCATGGCTTCCCGTCCGACCGGGAGCTCAAGGAAGGGGACATCGTCAGTTTCGACATGGGCGTGGTCTACGACGGTTTTTATGGCGATGCGGCCACGACCGCCCCGGTGGGGCGGATTGACGAGGCCGCGGCGACGCTTTTGCAGGTGACGCGGGAATCGCTGGAAACGGGCATCAGCAACGCCCGGACCGGCAATGACCTCTATGATATTTCGCGAGCCGTGCAAAAATATGTTGAAGGACATGGCCTAAGTGTTGTAAGACGATTTGTTGGTCACGGCATTGGGAGGAAGCTCCACGAAAAGCCCGAAATCCCGAATTTCGAGCCGCAGGACGCCCATCCCGTACCGTTGCAGCCCGGGATGGTGTTGGCCATCGAACCCATGGTGACCGCCGGTGGTCCCGACGTCGAAGTGCTGTCCGACAATTGGACGGCCGTGACCAAGGACCGCAGCCTGTCGGCTCATTTCGAGCACACGGTGGCAGTGACCAAAAACGGACCTCGGATTTTAAGCCTGGTTGATTGA
- the secY gene encoding preprotein translocase subunit SecY: MALTGVENLARLPELKKKLLWTFFLVAIYRIGVHVPVPGVDSTALADFFESAKNTLFGLFDMFSGGGLRNLSIFALGIMPYISSSIIIQLLTVVSPELAKMQKEEGAAGRKKITQYTRYGTVLITIIQGFGIAVGLESMASPTGAPVVIMAGWSFRLMTILTLTTGTIFLMWLGELMTEKGIGNGISMIIYAGIVAGLPRAVLSTFDLLKAGEISLFVLLFIVVLMLAVLAAIVFMERGQRRIPIQYAKRMVGRKMYGGQTTHLPLRVNTAGVIPPIFASSILLFPATLGEFSSVPWLKTVAAFFSPQTITYNVIFVTLIVFFCYFYTAIIFDPADIAENIRKQGGFIPGIRPGAKTKEFIDKVLARITLWGSLYISVVCVLPMVMIQQFNVPFYFGGTSLLIVVGVAMDFMSQIESYLISRQYEGLMQKGRIKGR, encoded by the coding sequence GTGGCACTTACCGGAGTTGAGAACCTGGCCCGTCTGCCGGAGCTGAAAAAAAAGCTCCTCTGGACGTTTTTCCTGGTGGCCATCTACCGTATCGGTGTGCATGTGCCGGTACCGGGGGTGGATTCGACCGCGCTGGCGGATTTCTTCGAGAGCGCCAAGAACACCCTGTTCGGCCTCTTCGATATGTTCTCCGGCGGCGGTTTGCGCAACCTTTCCATCTTCGCCCTGGGGATCATGCCCTACATCTCCTCCTCCATCATCATCCAGTTGCTGACCGTGGTCAGCCCCGAACTGGCCAAGATGCAAAAGGAGGAGGGGGCTGCCGGGCGCAAGAAGATCACCCAGTACACCCGCTACGGCACGGTGCTCATCACCATCATCCAGGGCTTCGGCATTGCCGTGGGCCTGGAGAGCATGGCCAGCCCGACCGGCGCGCCAGTGGTCATCATGGCCGGCTGGAGCTTCCGCCTCATGACCATCCTGACCTTGACCACGGGCACGATCTTCCTGATGTGGCTTGGCGAGCTGATGACCGAAAAGGGCATCGGCAACGGCATCTCCATGATCATCTATGCCGGTATCGTGGCCGGGTTGCCGCGGGCCGTGCTGTCCACCTTCGATCTGCTCAAGGCCGGCGAGATTTCGCTCTTCGTCCTTTTGTTCATCGTGGTGCTGATGCTGGCCGTCCTGGCCGCCATCGTGTTCATGGAGCGCGGGCAGCGGCGCATCCCCATCCAATACGCCAAGCGCATGGTAGGGCGTAAAATGTACGGCGGGCAGACCACGCATCTGCCGCTTCGGGTCAATACCGCCGGCGTGATTCCGCCCATTTTCGCCTCCTCCATCCTGCTTTTCCCGGCGACCTTGGGCGAGTTCTCCAGCGTGCCGTGGCTGAAAACCGTGGCCGCTTTTTTCAGCCCCCAGACGATCACCTACAATGTGATCTTCGTGACGCTGATCGTCTTCTTTTGCTACTTTTATACGGCCATCATTTTTGATCCGGCCGATATTGCCGAAAATATCCGCAAGCAGGGTGGGTTTATTCCGGGTATTCGGCCCGGGGCCAAGACCAAGGAGTTCATCGACAAGGTCCTGGCGCGCATCACGCTTTGGGGTTCACTTTATATATCCGTGGTCTGCGTGTTGCCTATGGTGATGATCCAGCAATTCAACGTGCCGTTCTACTTCGGCGGCACCTCGCTTTTGATTGTTGTTGGCGTTGCCATGGATTTCATGTCGCAGATCGAGTCCTATCTGATCTCCCGACAGTATGAGGGTCTCATGCAGAAGGGGAGGATCAAGGGCAGGTAG
- the rplO gene encoding 50S ribosomal protein L15, whose protein sequence is MKLHEIYPFPEERVSRKRIGRGRATGQGCTAGKGNKGQNARAGVSERPWFEGGQMPLARRLPKRGFKNYKFKIVYQPLNLERLLSAFEGKTEISLDDIYERGLASAGALVKILSQGDVSSAVTVEAHRFSAKAAEKITAAGGKAVMLGAAEAEPETEA, encoded by the coding sequence ATGAAACTCCACGAGATCTATCCGTTCCCCGAGGAGCGCGTCAGCCGCAAGCGCATCGGTCGCGGCCGCGCCACCGGCCAGGGTTGCACCGCCGGCAAGGGTAACAAGGGCCAGAATGCCCGCGCGGGCGTTTCCGAACGCCCCTGGTTCGAAGGCGGCCAGATGCCCTTGGCCCGTCGGCTGCCCAAACGGGGATTTAAGAACTACAAGTTTAAGATCGTCTATCAACCGCTGAATCTGGAACGGCTCTTGAGCGCTTTCGAGGGCAAGACCGAGATCAGCCTGGACGACATTTACGAGCGTGGCCTGGCCAGTGCGGGCGCGTTGGTGAAGATCCTGAGCCAGGGTGACGTCTCCTCGGCCGTGACCGTTGAGGCCCATCGCTTCAGCGCCAAGGCCGCCGAGAAGATCACCGCTGCCGGCGGCAAGGCCGTGATGCTCGGCGCCGCCGAAGCCGAACCCGAAACCGAAGCATAA
- the rpmD gene encoding 50S ribosomal protein L30: MATITVKLLKRRFGNTPKQRGTLAALGLKKIRQERSFEKSDTVLGMIAKVKHLVEVTES; encoded by the coding sequence ATGGCTACCATTACCGTCAAGCTGCTCAAAAGGCGCTTCGGCAATACGCCCAAACAGCGCGGCACGCTGGCCGCGCTGGGGCTGAAAAAGATTCGGCAGGAACGTTCCTTCGAGAAGTCCGACACCGTGCTCGGCATGATCGCGAAGGTCAAGCATCTGGTTGAGGTTACCGAATCATGA
- the rpsE gene encoding 30S ribosomal protein S5 → MDQQSELGQIEKIVYLNRVAKVVKGGRRFSFSALVVVGDGKGSVGCGLGKANEVPEAIRKATEQARKGMISIPLLDGTLPYEVLGQFGAGRVMLKPASKGTGIIAGGPVRAIMEACGVNDILTKAIGTNNPHNVLRATMEGLASLRSAESVGAMRGKALATPRK, encoded by the coding sequence ATGGACCAACAGTCCGAGCTCGGACAGATCGAAAAGATCGTGTACCTCAACCGTGTGGCCAAGGTCGTCAAAGGCGGCCGTCGGTTCAGCTTCAGCGCCCTGGTCGTCGTCGGCGACGGCAAGGGGTCGGTGGGCTGCGGACTCGGCAAGGCCAACGAGGTCCCCGAGGCCATCCGCAAGGCCACCGAGCAGGCCAGAAAGGGGATGATCAGCATTCCCCTGCTCGACGGCACGTTGCCCTACGAGGTCCTTGGCCAGTTCGGCGCCGGCCGCGTCATGCTCAAACCCGCTTCCAAGGGTACCGGCATCATCGCCGGCGGCCCGGTGCGGGCGATCATGGAAGCCTGCGGCGTCAACGACATCCTGACCAAGGCCATCGGCACCAACAACCCGCACAATGTCCTGCGCGCCACCATGGAAGGTCTGGCTTCGCTGCGCAGCGCCGAGAGCGTCGGCGCCATGCGCGGCAAGGCTCTGGCCACCCCGCGCAAATAA
- the rplR gene encoding 50S ribosomal protein L18 produces MKMSKTLARARRKVRIRKKLVGSAERPRLVVFRSNRHIYAQVIDDLTGQTLVSSSSLTLGKADVPLKADKEAATKVGKDLAQKALERKIEAVVFDRSGYIYHGRIKALADGARDGGLKF; encoded by the coding sequence ATGAAGATGAGCAAGACCCTGGCGCGTGCGCGCCGGAAAGTCCGCATCCGCAAGAAGCTGGTCGGCAGCGCCGAGCGTCCCCGCCTGGTTGTGTTCCGGTCCAACCGGCACATCTATGCCCAGGTGATCGACGATCTCACCGGCCAGACCCTGGTATCTTCCTCGAGCCTGACCCTGGGCAAGGCCGACGTGCCGCTCAAGGCCGACAAGGAAGCCGCTACCAAGGTCGGCAAGGATCTGGCGCAAAAGGCCCTGGAACGCAAAATTGAAGCCGTTGTCTTTGACCGAAGCGGCTACATCTACCACGGCAGGATCAAAGCCCTTGCCGACGGAGCCCGGGATGGCGGCCTCAAATTCTAA
- the rplF gene encoding 50S ribosomal protein L6, with protein MSRIGKREIELPSGVSVEVATEAVMVKGPKGQLSTPTHPKIEYMVESGKVHVSRVDDTRLARAQHGLRRTLLANLVEGVSKGFTKTLEVIGVGYKVATSGHTVTLSVGYSHPVDFKLPTGIEAKVEGNKLTLTGIDKVLLGETAARIRRVRPPEPFKGKGIKYETETIRRKAGKSGGKK; from the coding sequence ATGTCCAGGATAGGAAAACGCGAAATCGAGCTGCCTTCCGGCGTGTCCGTGGAGGTCGCTACCGAAGCGGTGATGGTCAAGGGCCCCAAGGGCCAGCTGTCCACGCCCACGCATCCGAAAATTGAATACATGGTCGAGTCCGGCAAGGTGCATGTGAGCCGTGTGGACGACACGCGCCTGGCCCGGGCCCAGCACGGCCTGCGCCGCACCCTTCTGGCCAACCTGGTCGAGGGTGTGAGCAAGGGCTTCACCAAAACCCTTGAAGTCATCGGCGTCGGCTACAAGGTCGCCACCTCCGGCCACACCGTGACGCTTTCTGTTGGCTACTCGCATCCGGTCGACTTCAAACTGCCGACCGGCATCGAAGCCAAGGTCGAGGGCAACAAGCTCACGCTGACCGGCATCGACAAGGTGCTGCTCGGCGAGACTGCCGCCCGTATTCGCCGTGTGCGTCCGCCCGAGCCGTTCAAGGGCAAGGGCATCAAGTACGAGACCGAAACCATTCGCCGCAAGGCCGGTAAGTCCGGCGGCAAGAAATAG
- the rpsH gene encoding 30S ribosomal protein S8: protein MSVTDPISDMLARIRNAHHALHAELAIPASILKASIAAILKDEGYIADFAVNESTLSINLKYDGGKPLISGLKRVSKPGRRVYVGAGSIPKVQNGLGISILSTSRGILEGGKAQELHVGGELLCEIW, encoded by the coding sequence ATGTCGGTGACCGACCCCATTTCCGATATGCTGGCCCGCATTCGTAACGCGCACCACGCGCTGCATGCGGAATTGGCCATCCCGGCCTCGATACTCAAGGCCTCTATCGCCGCCATCCTGAAGGACGAAGGCTATATTGCCGACTTCGCGGTGAACGAGAGCACCTTGTCCATCAACTTGAAATACGATGGCGGCAAGCCGCTCATCTCCGGACTCAAGCGGGTGAGCAAGCCTGGCCGCCGTGTCTACGTCGGCGCCGGCTCCATCCCCAAGGTCCAAAATGGCCTGGGCATCAGCATCCTGTCCACTTCCAGGGGCATCCTGGAAGGCGGCAAGGCCCAGGAGCTCCACGTCGGCGGCGAGCTCCTGTGCGAAATCTGGTAA
- a CDS encoding type Z 30S ribosomal protein S14 — MARKSLMVKASRKPKFSTRAYNRCPICGRPRAFLRKYGVCRICFRNMSLTGEMPGVRKSSW, encoded by the coding sequence GTGGCCCGCAAATCTTTGATGGTGAAAGCCAGCCGCAAGCCGAAGTTTTCAACCAGAGCGTATAACCGCTGTCCCATCTGCGGTCGTCCCAGGGCGTTTTTGCGTAAGTACGGCGTGTGCCGTATTTGCTTCCGTAACATGTCGCTGACCGGCGAAATGCCGGGCGTGCGCAAGTCGAGCTGGTAA
- the rplE gene encoding 50S ribosomal protein L5 → MTRLEQIYAEKIAPELKKEFGYTSSMQIPRLSFISLNMGLGEAGNNNKLIEEAVVELTAISGQKAVVTRARKSIAAFKLREGMPVGCRVTLRRMRMWDFLDKLINFALPRVRDFRGVPDRGFDGRGNFTLGIREHTIFPEINVDRVEHVKGMNVTIVTTAKSDKEGKMFLDQLGMPFKK, encoded by the coding sequence ATGACCCGCCTGGAACAAATTTATGCCGAGAAGATCGCCCCGGAGCTCAAAAAAGAGTTCGGGTACACTTCCAGCATGCAAATCCCCCGGCTTTCCTTCATTTCGCTCAACATGGGTTTGGGCGAAGCGGGCAATAACAACAAGCTCATTGAGGAAGCTGTGGTCGAGCTGACCGCCATTTCGGGACAGAAGGCCGTTGTGACGCGTGCCCGCAAGTCCATCGCGGCGTTTAAGCTCCGGGAGGGCATGCCGGTGGGGTGCCGTGTGACTCTTCGCCGGATGCGCATGTGGGATTTCCTTGACAAACTGATTAACTTCGCGCTGCCCCGGGTCCGCGACTTTCGCGGCGTGCCCGATCGTGGCTTCGACGGACGCGGCAATTTCACCCTCGGCATCCGGGAGCATACGATTTTCCCGGAAATCAACGTGGATCGCGTCGAACACGTCAAGGGCATGAACGTCACTATCGTCACGACGGCGAAGTCCGACAAGGAGGGGAAGATGTTCCTCGACCAACTCGGCATGCCGTTTAAAAAGTAA
- the rplX gene encoding 50S ribosomal protein L24 translates to MKTYRIRKNDKVMVTTGKDKGKVGKVLKILPKKNAVLVEKVNMVKRHTKANPYAKIPGGIVEKEAPLDISNVAFLCDGCAKPAKIGYKETVDGKKVRFCKKCGREIA, encoded by the coding sequence ATGAAAACGTATCGGATTCGTAAAAACGACAAGGTGATGGTCACCACCGGCAAGGACAAGGGCAAGGTGGGCAAGGTGCTCAAGATTCTGCCCAAGAAGAATGCCGTGCTGGTGGAAAAGGTGAACATGGTCAAGCGCCACACCAAGGCCAATCCCTACGCCAAGATTCCCGGCGGGATCGTCGAGAAGGAAGCGCCCTTGGACATCTCCAATGTGGCTTTTCTGTGTGACGGTTGCGCTAAACCTGCCAAGATCGGTTACAAAGAAACCGTCGACGGCAAAAAGGTCCGCTTCTGCAAGAAGTGCGGACGCGAAATCGCTTGA
- the rplN gene encoding 50S ribosomal protein L14, producing MIQVETQLDVADNSGAKKVSCIKVLGGSRRRYASVGDIIVVAVKDALPNSKVKKGAVMKAVVVRTKKEVGRPDGSFIKFDNNSAVLLSAQLEPVGTRIFGPVARELRQKNFMKIVSLAPEVL from the coding sequence ATGATCCAGGTAGAAACCCAGCTCGACGTGGCGGACAATTCCGGCGCCAAGAAGGTCAGCTGCATCAAGGTGCTCGGCGGCTCGCGTCGTCGTTACGCCTCGGTGGGCGACATCATTGTGGTGGCCGTGAAGGACGCCCTGCCCAATTCCAAGGTGAAAAAGGGCGCGGTGATGAAGGCTGTTGTGGTGCGCACCAAGAAAGAAGTGGGGCGGCCCGACGGATCCTTCATCAAGTTCGACAACAACTCGGCCGTGCTGCTGTCGGCCCAGCTCGAACCTGTCGGCACCCGTATCTTCGGACCGGTAGCCCGCGAGCTGCGTCAGAAAAACTTCATGAAAATCGTGTCGCTGGCGCCGGAAGTCCTCTAG
- the rpsQ gene encoding 30S ribosomal protein S17: MEEHKSNRRVLTGVVVSDKADKTITVMVETLVKHPLFKKYIRRRKKFMAHDPQNDCGVGDMVSIIEHRPLSARKRWHLVKIMEKAV; the protein is encoded by the coding sequence ATGGAAGAACATAAGAGCAACCGCCGGGTGCTGACCGGCGTCGTCGTTTCCGACAAGGCCGACAAGACCATCACGGTCATGGTCGAGACCTTGGTCAAGCATCCGTTGTTTAAGAAGTACATTCGTCGTCGGAAAAAGTTCATGGCCCACGATCCGCAAAATGATTGCGGCGTCGGCGATATGGTCAGCATCATCGAGCATCGCCCGCTGTCTGCCCGTAAGCGCTGGCATCTCGTGAAAATCATGGAAAAAGCGGTTTAG
- the rpmC gene encoding 50S ribosomal protein L29, which yields MKTAELRELDGNGLAQKLGESREELFKLRFQHATAQLEKTHRLRQVRKDIARILTVQNEKKRQA from the coding sequence ATGAAGACCGCCGAACTGCGTGAACTCGACGGAAACGGCTTGGCCCAAAAGCTTGGCGAGTCCCGCGAGGAGCTCTTCAAGCTGCGTTTCCAGCACGCCACCGCCCAGCTGGAAAAGACGCATCGCCTGCGTCAGGTGCGTAAGGATATCGCGCGCATCCTGACCGTGCAAAACGAAAAAAAGCGCCAAGCCTAA
- the rplP gene encoding 50S ribosomal protein L16 → MLAPKKTKYRKMQKGRLRGPATKGASIDFGDIGIKALEHGKLTSQQIEAARVAIMRHIKRGGKVWIRVFPDRVKTEKPAEVRQGKGKGAPVGWFAPVKPGRMLYEIKGVDLETAKAALTRAQHKLPIKTKIVAKEGI, encoded by the coding sequence ATGTTGGCTCCCAAGAAAACCAAGTATCGCAAGATGCAGAAGGGCCGCCTGCGCGGTCCGGCCACCAAAGGCGCCTCCATCGACTTTGGTGATATCGGCATCAAGGCCCTGGAGCACGGCAAGCTGACCAGCCAGCAGATCGAGGCCGCCCGTGTCGCCATCATGCGGCACATCAAGCGCGGCGGGAAGGTCTGGATTCGCGTCTTCCCGGATCGCGTCAAGACGGAAAAGCCGGCCGAAGTCCGTCAAGGTAAAGGCAAAGGCGCGCCCGTGGGCTGGTTTGCTCCGGTCAAGCCCGGTCGCATGCTCTATGAGATCAAGGGCGTTGATCTGGAAACGGCCAAGGCAGCCTTGACCCGTGCCCAGCACAAGCTGCCGATCAAGACCAAGATCGTGGCCAAGGAGGGCATTTAG
- the rpsC gene encoding 30S ribosomal protein S3 produces the protein MGQKVHPYGFRLGYNKNWLSRWFSKKDYPAFVFEDNNIRKFVKKNLYHAGISKIEIERAGGKIRLIIHTARPGIVIGRKGTEIEKVRGDLKQRFGREFTVEVNEIRRPEIDSQLVAENIALQLERRVAFRRAMKRTVGLSRKFGAEGIKVSCAGRLAGAEIARSEWYRDGRVPLQTLRADIDYGFAIAKTTYGVIGVKVWIFKGEILDHEVEA, from the coding sequence ATGGGCCAGAAAGTACATCCCTACGGGTTCCGGCTCGGGTACAACAAGAATTGGCTGTCCCGCTGGTTTTCCAAAAAGGATTATCCCGCGTTCGTTTTCGAGGACAACAATATTCGCAAGTTCGTTAAAAAGAACCTGTACCACGCCGGAATTTCCAAAATCGAGATCGAACGGGCCGGGGGCAAGATCCGCCTGATCATCCACACCGCCCGCCCCGGCATCGTCATCGGCCGCAAGGGCACGGAGATCGAGAAGGTCCGCGGCGATCTCAAGCAGCGCTTCGGCCGTGAATTCACGGTCGAGGTCAACGAGATCCGCCGTCCGGAGATCGATTCCCAGCTGGTGGCCGAGAACATCGCCCTGCAGTTGGAGCGTCGTGTGGCCTTCCGCCGGGCCATGAAGCGCACGGTCGGCCTTTCGCGCAAGTTCGGCGCCGAGGGCATCAAGGTTTCCTGTGCCGGCCGCCTGGCCGGGGCGGAAATCGCCCGCTCCGAATGGTACCGCGACGGCCGCGTGCCGCTGCAGACCCTGCGCGCCGACATCGACTACGGCTTTGCCATCGCCAAGACGACCTACGGCGTCATCGGGGTCAAGGTCTGGATTTTCAAAGGCGAGATTCTTGATCATGAGGTGGAAGCGTAA
- the rplV gene encoding 50S ribosomal protein L22, whose product MEAKARAKFIRVSPQKARLVAANILGRPVEEAMNILKFTPKKSAKLIGKVLGSAVANAEQISGVDIDNLTVKQVIVNPGPTWKRIMTRSMGRAFRIVKRTSHITVVVAEN is encoded by the coding sequence ATGGAAGCCAAAGCGAGAGCCAAATTCATCCGCGTGTCGCCCCAGAAGGCGCGGCTCGTTGCCGCCAACATTCTTGGCCGTCCGGTTGAGGAGGCCATGAATATACTGAAGTTCACACCCAAGAAGTCGGCCAAGCTCATCGGTAAAGTCTTAGGTTCGGCCGTGGCCAATGCCGAGCAGATTTCGGGTGTTGACATCGACAACCTCACGGTCAAACAGGTGATCGTCAATCCCGGGCCGACCTGGAAGCGCATCATGACGCGCTCCATGGGCCGCGCCTTTAGGATCGTCAAGCGCACGAGCCATATCACCGTCGTCGTGGCCGAGAACTAG
- the rpsS gene encoding 30S ribosomal protein S19 — MPRSLKKGPFVDGHLEKKVAYAVENKDRHVIKTWSRRSMILPEMVGLTFAVHNGKKFIPVFVSENMVGHKLGEFAPTRTFHGHAADKKSKVKK; from the coding sequence ATGCCTCGTTCGCTGAAAAAAGGCCCGTTCGTCGACGGGCACCTGGAAAAAAAGGTCGCCTACGCCGTGGAGAACAAGGACCGCCATGTGATCAAGACGTGGTCGCGCCGGTCCATGATCCTGCCCGAGATGGTGGGGCTCACCTTCGCCGTCCACAACGGCAAGAAGTTCATCCCGGTGTTCGTTTCCGAGAACATGGTCGGCCACAAGCTTGGCGAGTTCGCCCCCACGCGGACCTTCCACGGCCATGCCGCGGACAAGAAAAGCAAAGTGAAAAAGTAG